GAAAAGCAGATACAAAAACATTCGTATCAAAAACAACTCTCATGAAATAGATTTAAAGACATCTTCTTCACTTACAAAACCAGCTTTCTTAGCAAATGGTCTAAATTCTTTTTTTAAATATTTAAACTTCATTTCCCAAATATAAAGGCTGAGAGACTCCCTTATAATGTCGCTTTTACTGCGTCCGCTTACCTTTGAAAGTTCATCAAGTGATTTTGATAACTTTTCAGGGAGACTAATTGATAAAATACTTCTCATTTTTAAACCTCCAACTACAATTTAATACAACTATCACTTAATGTCAATATCAACTAAAACATCTTTCTCATTCAGAAAATATTCAGGTGTTTCAATAAAAAACTTTCTTGTATATACGCACCTGCTTTCTATATCTACTAACTGTCTAAATCTTATCTTAATACTTTTAAGTCTTTGAAATTTTGT
This window of the Caldimicrobium thiodismutans genome carries:
- a CDS encoding ribbon-helix-helix protein, CopG family, yielding MRSILSISLPEKLSKSLDELSKVSGRSKSDIIRESLSLYIWEMKFKYLKKEFRPFAKKAGFVSEEDVFKSIS